A genomic window from Corvus moneduloides isolate bCorMon1 chromosome 11, bCorMon1.pri, whole genome shotgun sequence includes:
- the GP9 gene encoding LOW QUALITY PROTEIN: platelet glycoprotein IX (The sequence of the model RefSeq protein was modified relative to this genomic sequence to represent the inferred CDS: deleted 2 bases in 1 codon), which produces MLSYPAQEKAHSLPHFLGDSLSSQPALPSTLQHFTKHRERDQEGSNRLAMELLAVLGCALWVLLPGVLPEECPSPCGCTSLGEARGSRVDCGSRGLRSLPALPRLARSLHLHNNSLASIPAGALDSLGRLQELELWDNPWHCDCHILYLKLWLEDFSAPALARLRCASPAHLRMKPLGQLTGNELGGCMTLLPTKCLQFFWRDLVLIAGVTITLILVALALKFSKKLVCQLTLGGRRLRRHISKTHKTQ; this is translated from the exons atGCTGTCCTATCCTGCACAGGAAAAAGCTCAT TCTCTGCCACACTTCCTTGGTGACTCTTTGAGCAGCCAGCCTGCACTGCCATCCACGCTCCAGCACTTCACcaagcacagggaaagggaTCAAGAAGGATCAAACAGG CTGGCGATGGAGCTGCTGGCcgtgctgggctgtgccctgtgggtgctgctgccgGGGGTCCTGCCTGAGGAGTGTCCATCCCCCTGTGGCTGCACATCCCTGGGGGAGGCGCGGGGGTCACGCGTGGACTGCGGCTCGCGGGGGCTGCGCTCGctgcccgccctgccccgcctCGCCCGCAGCCTGCACCTGCACAACAACAGCCTGGCCTCCATCCCCGCCGGGGCCCTGGACAGCCTGGGCcgcctgcaggagctggagctctgggaCAACCCCTGGCACTGCGACTGCCACATCCTGTACCTCAAGCTGTGGCTGGAGGATTTCTCCGCGCCCGCGCTCGCCCGGCTCAGGTGCGCCAGTCCCGCTCACCTGAGGATGAAGCCCCTGGGGCAGCTGACGGGGAATGAGCTGGGGGGTTGTATGACGCTTCTCCCAACCAAGTGTCTTCAGTTCTTCTGGCGAGACCTCGTTTTAATTGCTGGAGTGACAATTACTCTTATTTTAGTAGCATTGGCTCTGAAATTCTCCAAGAAGCTGGTCTGCCAGCTCACCCTCGGGGGCCGGCGGCTGAGGAGGCACATCTCCAAAACGCACAAGACACAGTGA